The bacterium genome includes a region encoding these proteins:
- a CDS encoding translation initiation factor has product MVYSTDPDFKPEEEPSEQPVYTKSHELRLSLDRKQRAGKSVTIIEGFRESIEDIEALAKKLKSKCATGGTIKNRVIEIQGDHRAKIEAELKSFGYKVKRVGG; this is encoded by the coding sequence ATCGTTTACTCCACTGATCCGGATTTCAAGCCGGAAGAAGAACCGTCCGAGCAACCGGTTTACACCAAAAGCCATGAACTCAGACTTTCCTTGGACCGTAAACAGCGTGCGGGAAAATCGGTCACGATCATCGAAGGATTTCGCGAGTCGATCGAAGACATCGAAGCGCTGGCGAAAAAACTTAAATCCAAATGCGCGACCGGCGGCACGATCAAAAACCGCGTGATTGAAATCCAGGGCGATCACCGCGCCAAAATCGAAGCCGAACTTAAATCGTTCGGTTACAAAGTGAAACG